CCTTATAGTAATACAAGCACCAAATCTAGGATCATCATCAACCGAACACAAAACTCGTCCTCCTTAATGAACACTGCCTATGCTTGAAACCAGAATAAGACACATGCAGCTAGTAATAACAAATCAATCAGGTAACTATTCTAACTAATGAACTCGGCATGTTTTTTTCCTACTTGTTTTGAGGGGAGAAGCTGATGAAGACCAAAGCagaaagcataaaaaaaacatCGGATCCCTGCTCTCATGCTTCAACTCCTCCCCAACACATGTATTGATGTAAATTGAACCTATTTcttcaaaatcacatcacaCAACTCTCAGCAATCCAATAGTCTCTCCATTGAATCTGAAATATCAAGACTGATACTTGATGTAAAAGATAATGGCAAGAAAACCTGCACAAGGGATGCTCCTATGTTATTCATGGCAATGAATGGTTTAAATAATTTGCATACAATTTtctgaaaacatagaaattggATGTCACAAACCAGTTTAGCGAACATATCTAAAGTGAAATTTTGAAGTGCATAATATGAATTGCAAAAGATTTCGTGACATGGTCAATTGCTTTTTGTACTAAAGAAAGAATCAGCTTACCTAACTTTAATGCAGTACTTCATATCACTTCAGATAATATGAAGCATTTAACAATGGTCTTTTGACCAAACGTTCTCCTGTAAATCCCAATCAAAACAGTACGGAACTTATGCATGCTCCAGTGCATGATAAATTTTGGAAACTCGCCGTCTAAGTAATGGTTCTAGTCGCCATAATGGAATCTTGCTCTGCCACTTTTTAGCTTCATACATCTCATTCCATGCCTGTATTATCTCGtcaatcttaaaccctaaacctgcAAGTGATAGAAAGGTAAGTTAGTGCTTTTTAAGGGGTAAGCAGATGTCCAGTTGATGACACAAAGTTATGAATTTCTAACCATAGGTTACCTTCCAAAGCAATGTTATTTGAACAGTGGTTCTTTACCATAACAGCTACATCAGTGGGAGAAGCTCCAGCATGCTCAAACTTCTCAACAGCAACCTCCAAACATTCATGCCAGACAGGTAGCCCTAGTTTAAATTCCATGTTCGAACGTTCGTAAAGTATGGTGCCCCATAAAATGTTTATCAGAGCACTCATGTTGATTGCCTGCTCTGCTGCTTCATCTGCTGTTATATCTTTCAGTAAACCATCCAATCCCATTTTCTTCAACTGCTTTTGTTCATCCTTCAAATCAGAAAGCTCAAGCAGGCGCTGCTGTTCTAACTCTTCCCACATCTGCATACCCTTCTCCATATTTTCCTCGGCATTGTTATAAAGGTGCAAGACCTTCTCAGAAGGCCATGTTTCCATATCAACATTGTTGCCAATTGCATAATACCAAGAAAGTTTTGCCTGCTCAAACTGTTGTTGTGCTAGAGCTAGATGAGCTTCATAGAAATCTGGCTTGATTCTCAGTGCTTCCTCATATCTCTTACCAGCTTTGCTATATTCTAATTGTGCATAATCATAGGTTGTTTTGATCGGCTTAAGTACAGATTCTCTCGAACCATCTTCAGGGAAGTATACCCTCTTCCTTGCCCTGGACATGTGAACATTTCCCCAGTTGAACAATGCTAATGCTGTCATCTCTTGGAATTTCTCAGCTGCCATGTCGAAAAGATCCTGTGCCTCTTCACTTGTAACTATGTCCTCCATGGCCTCAGAATATTGCTTCATACCAAGCTCATGGAGATTCAAGTATGCGTCTAAATCAAACCCAACATAGTTCTTGAATAGTTGAGCAAACTCAATTATCCAGTCATCAATGCAACACGATTCTTTTCTGGTTTCCACAACTTTTCTGGCATGGCCATTTTCAGTTGCCTTACCTTGTTTGATGTCAAGAATGTGAACTTCCTCATGCTTAAATCTCTCGAAGAGTGGATCCTGCTCAGGATTGACTTCTACAACATACAGCCTCACAGAACCCTGGGATTCTGCTGATATTTCAGCCAATTTCAACTCTTCATCACTGGTGATTGTGACTAAATCACCTTCTTCATCTCTGTATTTGACAAGAACTGCTCTCAAACTAGGAAATCGATCATGAATTACTTCCCTTAGTTCCAGAAGGCTGCAATTAAGTGGTAACTGAGCGCATCTTATATCTTCACCCAAAATCAACTTGACAGTCTTCTTTGGTTCTTCCGCTTTACTGCTAATTTTCTCCTCTATAACCAGTTTATCCTCAG
The Gossypium raimondii isolate GPD5lz chromosome 8, ASM2569854v1, whole genome shotgun sequence DNA segment above includes these coding regions:
- the LOC105791050 gene encoding protein PHOX1, translated to MGKHSGKHKKQIGDNNVKQKKVGDNSSKSYDSDTAVFIAMSQELKEEGNKLFQKRDHEGAMLTYEKALKLLPKNHIDVCHLRTNIAACYMQMGLSEYPKAIHECDLALEVTPKYSKALVKRARCYESLNRLELALRDVNTVLNMEPNNVMALEISERVRSSLEKEGLPVELPLESVEPPSTSKTPKVVKEKTKKKISKAKESVERPKGSLISEVVQEKTEKKNKKKISKAEESVEPPRDSQIPEVVEEKTEKKNKKKISKAKDNKAADRIEEKEVDGNVEEKKAEDKLVIEEKISSKAEEPKKTVKLILGEDIRCAQLPLNCSLLELREVIHDRFPSLRAVLVKYRDEEGDLVTITSDEELKLAEISAESQGSVRLYVVEVNPEQDPLFERFKHEEVHILDIKQGKATENGHARKVVETRKESCCIDDWIIEFAQLFKNYVGFDLDAYLNLHELGMKQYSEAMEDIVTSEEAQDLFDMAAEKFQEMTALALFNWGNVHMSRARKRVYFPEDGSRESVLKPIKTTYDYAQLEYSKAGKRYEEALRIKPDFYEAHLALAQQQFEQAKLSWYYAIGNNVDMETWPSEKVLHLYNNAEENMEKGMQMWEELEQQRLLELSDLKDEQKQLKKMGLDGLLKDITADEAAEQAINMSALINILWGTILYERSNMEFKLGLPVWHECLEVAVEKFEHAGASPTDVAVMVKNHCSNNIALEGLGFKIDEIIQAWNEMYEAKKWQSKIPLWRLEPLLRRRVSKIYHALEHA